In one window of Anaerolineales bacterium DNA:
- the recN gene encoding DNA repair protein RecN → MLSELHIENFAIINRLDLDFNPGLNIFTGETGAGKSIIIDAVEAILGSRADVTMVRAGAEKALVEASFEISANAGHAIHQILEREGLLEGDATLTLGREIRNNGRSVARVNGRSVSVHLLGELGEYLVDVHGQSEHLSLLHVRQHLGLLDSYARVEKELEDYQETYHHLVQLRKQLTELRQSEADAARQIDILKYQIDEIETAHLKISEEEELRTERTRLANAEGIASTAREALQILDEGSPESPGVSDLIGQVTSLLGNLSRLDSSQEKMATRAQNTLEELSDLSAELHDYLETVEFNPQRLDQVEERLNLIQNMKRKYGPDIASVINFAVNAKKQLNSIEHVSEAIIEKEKEESILLGKLGQLGESLSIKRHTAASELEHAVEAELMDLSMAGARFKVDFSERQASDGVQLSDGRRVAFDSTGLEHVEFLVAPNPGEGLKPLVKIASGGETSRLMLAIKNVLAHADKVPSLIFDEIDQGIGGRVGSVVGKKLWELARQHQVLCVTHLAQLAAFGDQHLRVLKQIKEGRTETQVEVVLGEDRLVELAQMMGEVSQGTRQSAIELLQLVSQATSQTTE, encoded by the coding sequence ATGCTCAGCGAACTTCACATAGAGAACTTCGCCATCATCAACCGGCTGGACCTGGATTTTAATCCGGGATTGAACATCTTCACCGGTGAGACAGGCGCGGGCAAGTCAATCATCATCGATGCTGTCGAGGCCATCCTGGGAAGCCGGGCTGATGTGACCATGGTGAGGGCTGGTGCGGAAAAAGCTCTCGTAGAAGCGAGCTTCGAGATTTCAGCAAATGCCGGCCATGCCATTCATCAGATCCTGGAACGCGAAGGGCTGCTTGAGGGTGACGCTACCCTGACGCTTGGACGCGAAATCAGGAATAACGGGCGCAGTGTAGCCAGGGTGAATGGACGCAGTGTGAGCGTCCATCTGCTTGGGGAGCTGGGGGAATATCTGGTGGATGTTCATGGTCAATCGGAACACTTGTCGCTTCTGCACGTCCGCCAGCACCTGGGGCTGCTGGATAGTTACGCGCGTGTGGAGAAGGAGCTTGAAGATTACCAGGAAACGTACCATCATCTGGTTCAGCTGCGTAAACAGCTCACTGAGCTACGCCAATCTGAGGCAGATGCAGCCCGCCAGATCGATATCCTGAAATATCAGATCGATGAAATTGAGACTGCACATCTCAAAATAAGCGAAGAAGAAGAGCTACGGACTGAACGCACCCGCCTGGCGAATGCGGAAGGCATCGCTTCGACTGCTCGGGAAGCTTTGCAGATCCTCGATGAAGGCAGCCCTGAATCACCAGGAGTGTCAGACCTTATCGGGCAGGTTACCAGCTTGCTTGGTAATCTCAGCCGGCTTGACTCGAGCCAGGAGAAGATGGCTACACGTGCTCAGAATACACTTGAGGAGCTGTCTGACTTATCTGCTGAACTGCATGATTACCTCGAGACGGTCGAGTTTAATCCCCAACGCCTGGATCAAGTGGAGGAACGTTTAAACCTGATCCAGAATATGAAGCGCAAGTACGGTCCGGATATCGCTTCGGTGATTAATTTCGCGGTGAATGCTAAAAAGCAGCTTAATTCGATTGAGCATGTATCCGAGGCGATCATTGAGAAAGAAAAGGAAGAAAGCATATTGCTTGGCAAGCTGGGCCAGCTTGGTGAAAGCTTGAGCATCAAGCGGCATACTGCAGCGAGCGAGCTGGAGCATGCCGTAGAGGCTGAGCTGATGGACCTGAGCATGGCAGGTGCCAGGTTCAAGGTGGATTTTTCCGAACGCCAGGCCTCCGATGGAGTGCAGCTCAGCGATGGGAGGCGCGTTGCATTTGATTCTACCGGTTTGGAACACGTTGAATTTCTGGTGGCACCGAACCCGGGTGAAGGTCTGAAACCCCTGGTGAAGATCGCTTCTGGCGGTGAAACATCGCGCCTGATGCTGGCTATCAAGAATGTCCTCGCTCACGCTGACAAGGTGCCCTCCTTGATATTCGACGAGATCGACCAGGGCATCGGCGGGAGGGTAGGTTCAGTGGTCGGGAAAAAACTCTGGGAGCTTGCCCGCCAACACCAGGTCTTGTGTGTGACCCACCTGGCACAGCTGGCCGCGTTTGGCGATCAGCATCTGCGGGTGCTGAAACAGATCAAGGAAGGCCGGACGGAGACCCAGGTGGAGGTAGTGCTTGGCGAAGATCGCCTGGTTGAACTGGCGCAGATGATGGGTGAGGTCAGCCAGGGTACCCGCCAGTCGGCGATAGAGCTGCTGCAACTGGTGAGCCAGGCGACGAGCCAGACCACAGAATGA
- a CDS encoding NAD(+) kinase: MMTEDNQPIRRIAIVGAPNLSDTEKESIAIAGFLNERGVETQHGFLYDEAIYRKVKQGEFDVLIALGGDGTMLRAGHLGGPSNVPILGINLGRFGFLTEIAKIQWPEYLERLIAGDYWLEKRMMLNAEQWRADSLLGRWDVLNEVVVSRGQIIRPVHVTAQVDGRFLTTYVADALIAATPTGSTAYALAAGGPILPPELRNILLVPVAPHLSLDRAIVLAEGSSVSITVNVDHQAVFSIDGQVPIGLTSDDRVAVYASPHVVKFVRFQDPGYFYRNLTPHMSQNPSTANHR; the protein is encoded by the coding sequence ATGATGACCGAAGATAACCAACCCATACGCCGGATTGCCATTGTCGGGGCTCCCAACCTCTCGGATACAGAGAAGGAATCCATCGCCATTGCCGGGTTCCTGAACGAACGGGGAGTGGAAACGCAACACGGGTTTCTCTACGATGAGGCAATTTATCGCAAGGTTAAGCAAGGCGAATTTGATGTACTGATTGCCCTGGGTGGAGATGGCACCATGTTGCGTGCCGGCCACCTAGGAGGTCCGTCGAACGTCCCTATCCTCGGCATCAATTTGGGTCGCTTCGGTTTTTTGACGGAGATCGCTAAAATCCAGTGGCCTGAATACCTGGAACGCTTGATCGCTGGTGATTACTGGTTGGAAAAACGTATGATGCTAAATGCCGAACAGTGGCGGGCAGATTCACTGTTGGGTAGATGGGATGTTTTGAATGAAGTCGTGGTTAGCCGGGGGCAAATCATCCGCCCAGTGCATGTCACCGCCCAGGTCGATGGCCGCTTTTTAACCACATACGTCGCCGATGCGTTGATCGCAGCCACACCCACCGGTTCCACTGCCTACGCTCTGGCGGCTGGTGGTCCAATCCTCCCGCCTGAGCTGCGGAATATCCTGCTGGTACCAGTCGCACCGCACCTATCACTCGATCGGGCGATTGTCCTAGCGGAAGGCTCCTCGGTGTCCATCACCGTGAACGTGGATCACCAGGCAGTGTTCAGCATCGACGGGCAGGTGCCGATCGGCTTGACCAGTGATGACCGCGTAGCGGTATACGCTTCACCCCATGTAGTAAAATTTGTGCGTTTTCAAGACCCGGGCTATTTTTACCGAAACCTGACTCCTCACATGAGCCAGAATCCTTCCACTGCCAACCATCGATAG
- the cas4 gene encoding CRISPR-associated protein Cas4 codes for MIKLYLSLVLVMIAIVLFILAARQRRQTGLPSGKVIYIDTSKWGKVEKPLYDPKLRLTGKPDYLVRQGEHIVPVEVKSRRAPASPHDSHIYQIAAYCLLVNHAYGVRPTHGIIHYSDKTFAIDFSGELEQAVKKMIVEMQERSSHTEVKRSHQDAKRCKHCGYRSVCDQALRI; via the coding sequence ATGATCAAGCTATATCTGTCACTTGTGCTGGTAATGATTGCAATCGTGCTCTTCATCCTGGCCGCTCGGCAAAGGCGACAGACTGGGCTGCCTTCTGGTAAGGTGATCTACATAGATACCAGCAAATGGGGAAAAGTTGAAAAACCGCTCTACGATCCGAAATTGCGATTGACGGGCAAGCCGGATTACCTGGTGAGGCAGGGGGAGCATATTGTACCGGTCGAGGTGAAATCTAGAAGGGCACCCGCCAGCCCGCATGATTCCCACATCTACCAGATTGCGGCATACTGCCTGCTGGTTAACCATGCCTATGGCGTGCGACCAACACATGGGATCATCCATTATTCTGATAAGACCTTCGCCATTGATTTTTCTGGGGAATTGGAGCAAGCCGTCAAAAAAATGATCGTTGAGATGCAGGAACGCAGCAGCCACACAGAGGTGAAGCGTTCGCACCAGGATGCAAAACGCTGCAAGCATTGTGGTTATCGTTCCGTATGCGACCAAGCTCTCAGGATATAA
- a CDS encoding haloacid dehalogenase: MPQKLEEIAEKIHHSFEVCTSERDRALTQARTLTRHCANAIRAVHRDENELACQHLDEARQLVLALQQNLAELPDLFYAGYTQDALKEYAEASMVYALINNNDFPAPEDLLLEPATYLQGLAEAVGELRRRALDMLLKDNPAEAERLLGEMDDIYAVLVTMDYPDAITGGLRRLTDVARSIIERTRGDLTLSLRQEHLEDSIRKLESRLDGYQPDE; the protein is encoded by the coding sequence ATGCCACAGAAATTGGAAGAAATTGCCGAGAAAATCCACCATTCATTTGAGGTATGTACGAGTGAACGCGACCGGGCATTAACCCAGGCGCGCACGCTTACTCGGCACTGTGCTAATGCCATTCGGGCCGTGCATAGGGATGAAAATGAGCTCGCCTGCCAGCATCTCGATGAAGCCCGCCAGCTGGTACTAGCCCTGCAGCAAAACCTTGCCGAACTTCCAGATCTCTTTTATGCCGGGTACACGCAGGATGCACTCAAGGAATACGCCGAAGCCAGCATGGTGTACGCCTTGATCAACAACAATGACTTTCCTGCACCTGAAGACCTACTCCTGGAACCGGCAACCTACTTGCAAGGACTGGCTGAAGCGGTGGGGGAGCTACGCCGGCGTGCCCTGGATATGCTGCTAAAGGATAACCCGGCTGAAGCAGAGCGATTGCTCGGTGAGATGGATGACATCTACGCAGTTCTGGTTACCATGGATTACCCCGATGCCATTACGGGAGGATTACGGCGCTTGACTGATGTGGCACGCAGCATCATCGAACGTACCCGGGGCGATCTCACACTCAGTCTGCGCCAGGAGCACCTGGAAGACAGCATCCGAAAACTAGAATCCCGCCTGGATGGTTACCAACCGGACGAATGA
- a CDS encoding DUF3467 domain-containing protein — MTNPPQNRPAPPPPPALEVPADLKTDYANVVRIAHSPSELVFDFAHLLPGVTPARVCTRVVMSPLGAKLLQRALAENLSRYEAAFGEIKVPGEGSLADFLFRPPVPPKE, encoded by the coding sequence ATGACTAATCCACCACAGAACCGCCCTGCACCTCCGCCTCCGCCTGCACTGGAGGTACCTGCAGATCTAAAGACTGATTATGCTAACGTTGTGCGTATCGCACATTCACCTTCTGAGCTGGTATTCGATTTTGCCCATTTGCTACCGGGAGTCACACCTGCACGCGTATGCACCCGGGTGGTAATGTCTCCCCTGGGAGCCAAGCTGTTGCAAAGGGCATTAGCTGAAAATCTCTCGCGCTATGAGGCAGCCTTCGGTGAGATCAAGGTACCGGGCGAAGGCTCGCTGGCAGATTTTCTTTTCCGACCGCCTGTACCCCCGAAAGAGTGA
- a CDS encoding single-stranded DNA-binding protein has product MSYHTIILVGNLGRDPEMRYTPSGQAVTNFSVAVNDNFTSSNGEKVERTIWVRVSTWGKQAEICNQYLKKGRKVLVEGRLVTDPNTGGPRIWERQDGTKTASFEVSASTVRFLSQRGDDEGSLPPGEGNAPTEDADIPF; this is encoded by the coding sequence ATGTCATATCACACGATCATATTGGTAGGAAATCTTGGCAGAGACCCGGAGATGCGCTATACACCTTCGGGCCAGGCAGTCACTAACTTCTCGGTGGCTGTTAATGATAATTTCACCAGCAGCAATGGTGAAAAGGTGGAGCGAACCATCTGGGTGCGCGTATCCACGTGGGGTAAGCAAGCAGAAATCTGCAATCAATACCTCAAGAAAGGCCGCAAGGTACTGGTTGAAGGCCGGTTAGTGACCGACCCGAACACCGGCGGTCCACGAATCTGGGAACGCCAGGACGGCACGAAGACAGCCTCCTTCGAGGTGAGTGCGTCGACCGTACGATTCCTATCACAACGCGGCGATGATGAAGGTAGCCTGCCGCCAGGTGAGGGGAATGCACCTACGGAGGATGCTGATATCCCGTTCTAA
- a CDS encoding site-specific DNA-methyltransferase produces the protein MPKHPFINKLNDLSPKEWLKFQKSWFIHNPPPRQKNVLRHPAKFPETLAAEFINFFTKQGEVVFDPMAGTGSTLVAALRTGRSAYGIELNPAYAEISRQVIADERENLGEVTEHLTCKVITGDARQVVSIAAQSNIPLVDYVLTSPPYWDMLHSRGSSTQKIRRSTPDLDVIYSDDPQDLGNINDYDEFIANLSMIYQGMKPLIRQGAYLTIIVKNVKKGGRIYPLAWDLAHSLREDYLLKDEKIWCQDNQRLAPYGLGNAWVSNTFHHYCLQFRKE, from the coding sequence ATGCCGAAACATCCTTTCATCAATAAGCTTAATGATTTATCGCCCAAAGAGTGGCTGAAATTCCAGAAATCCTGGTTCATTCACAACCCACCTCCGCGCCAGAAGAATGTGTTACGCCACCCGGCAAAATTCCCCGAGACACTGGCTGCTGAATTCATCAACTTCTTCACCAAACAGGGTGAGGTGGTGTTCGACCCGATGGCTGGCACCGGTAGCACTCTAGTGGCAGCGTTACGCACCGGGCGGAGTGCATATGGCATCGAGCTCAACCCCGCCTACGCAGAGATTTCCCGGCAGGTTATCGCTGACGAGAGAGAGAACCTCGGCGAAGTAACAGAGCACTTAACCTGCAAAGTCATCACCGGCGATGCCAGGCAGGTGGTCTCGATTGCTGCGCAATCGAACATCCCATTGGTGGATTATGTGCTCACTTCACCTCCATATTGGGATATGCTGCACTCCCGTGGGTCCAGTACCCAAAAAATCCGGCGCTCAACGCCTGACCTCGACGTGATTTACTCGGATGACCCACAAGACCTTGGGAACATCAACGACTACGACGAATTTATAGCTAACCTCAGCATGATCTACCAGGGGATGAAACCACTCATCCGCCAGGGAGCCTATCTGACCATCATAGTTAAAAATGTCAAGAAAGGCGGGCGGATCTATCCTCTGGCTTGGGACCTGGCACACAGCCTGAGAGAGGATTACCTGCTGAAAGATGAAAAAATATGGTGCCAGGATAACCAGCGCCTGGCACCGTATGGGTTGGGAAATGCGTGGGTGAGCAATACTTTCCATCATTACTGCCTGCAATTCCGGAAGGAATGA